One window from the genome of Candidatus Synechococcus calcipolaris G9 encodes:
- the psb34 gene encoding photosystem II assembly protein Psb34, which translates to MPYTVDDDGRLNNFAVEPQVYEAKPPSQQEKKRFLILGSVGLLLVLGLITIAFVVS; encoded by the coding sequence ATGCCCTATACCGTGGATGACGATGGTCGTCTCAATAACTTTGCCGTAGAACCCCAAGTGTATGAAGCAAAACCCCCCAGTCAACAGGAGAAAAAACGCTTCCTCATTCTCGGCTCTGTGGGACTACTTTTGGTATTGGGCTTGATTACGATCGCCTTTGTGGTGTCCTAG
- a CDS encoding glycosyltransferase, with protein sequence MSLALATLEVLLLLLSLTGAAFYLWSALGVLSFFSQPKPTPVDEPGGVSLLVPVCGVDAGAWENWSSLCEQTHPSYEVLFGVQNDQDPAIPVLEKLAATYPDRCRWYLCADIEGINRKISNLRQLLKNAHHDIIVFADSDIRVTPDYLTTVTALLENPELGVVTCGYFDHHPQGIGAAISALGRCIDFIPSVLIARSLDRGLRFAIGPTVVIRRQVLAAIGGLDIALNRIGDDYRVGYEAWAAGFKVELSTYVLQNDCGQEPLQQVWQRELRWARTIRSNRGNQYYGMGLTYGTVYSIFLVLVSGEPAALWFCLAIHGLRWGQAIISMVWMKAPGLLAWVWLLPLRDGLNFLIWLLGCFGQQVYWRGRWLRVHRAGKLQEIVKKPHS encoded by the coding sequence ATGAGTCTAGCCCTTGCGACGTTGGAAGTTCTCCTGCTTCTCCTGAGTCTGACGGGGGCAGCCTTTTACCTTTGGTCTGCCCTAGGAGTACTCTCGTTTTTTAGTCAACCCAAACCCACCCCCGTGGATGAACCTGGGGGCGTTTCCCTATTGGTGCCGGTATGCGGTGTGGACGCGGGAGCCTGGGAAAATTGGAGTTCGCTGTGTGAACAAACCCACCCCAGCTACGAAGTTTTGTTTGGTGTCCAAAATGATCAAGACCCGGCCATTCCAGTCTTAGAAAAACTAGCGGCCACCTATCCCGATCGCTGTCGCTGGTATCTCTGTGCCGATATTGAGGGCATCAATCGCAAAATCAGTAATCTGCGCCAACTCCTAAAAAATGCCCACCACGATATTATTGTCTTTGCCGATAGTGATATTCGTGTCACCCCGGATTACCTCACCACCGTCACCGCACTCCTGGAAAATCCGGAACTGGGGGTTGTCACCTGTGGCTATTTTGATCATCATCCTCAAGGCATAGGGGCCGCCATTTCTGCCCTAGGGCGTTGCATCGACTTTATTCCCAGTGTGTTAATCGCGCGATCCTTGGATCGGGGGCTGCGCTTTGCCATTGGACCAACGGTCGTGATCCGGCGACAAGTGCTGGCGGCGATCGGCGGTCTGGATATTGCCCTAAACCGAATTGGGGATGACTATCGGGTGGGGTACGAGGCCTGGGCGGCTGGGTTCAAGGTTGAACTGTCTACCTATGTCCTCCAAAATGACTGCGGCCAAGAACCCCTGCAACAGGTGTGGCAACGGGAACTACGCTGGGCCCGCACAATCCGCTCAAATCGAGGCAATCAGTATTACGGCATGGGATTGACCTATGGAACCGTCTATAGCATCTTTCTAGTTCTTGTCTCGGGCGAACCGGCCGCCCTTTGGTTTTGTTTGGCCATCCATGGGTTGCGCTGGGGTCAGGCAATCATCTCCATGGTGTGGATGAAGGCCCCTGGTTTATTGGCCTGGGTATGGCTACTGCCCCTGCGGGATGGCTTAAATTTTCTAATCTGGCTCCTGGGTTGTTTTGGTCAACAGGTCTATTGGCGGGGTCGATGGTTGCGTGTCCATAGGGCTGGTAAATTACAGGAAATCGTAAAGAAACCCCATAGTTAA
- a CDS encoding thiazole synthase, which produces MQTLNSPPSSLRDQPLVIAGRSFQSRLMTGTGKYRSIADMQASVAASGCDIVTVAVRRVQANAPGHEGLTQALDWQKIWMLPNTAGCATAEEAIRVARLGREMAKLLGQEENNFVKLEVIPDSKYLLPDPIGTLAAAEQLVKEGFAVLPYINADPLLAKRLEEVGCATVMPLGSPIGSGQGLRNAANIQIIIESATVPVVIDAGIGSPSEAAQGMELGADALLINTAIAQAGNSAAMARAMALATEAGRLAYLAGRIPVKAYASASSPTIGTIAPNQ; this is translated from the coding sequence ATGCAAACTTTGAATTCTCCCCCGTCTAGCCTCAGGGATCAGCCCCTCGTCATTGCGGGGCGATCGTTTCAATCTCGCCTGATGACGGGCACTGGCAAATATCGCTCCATTGCAGATATGCAGGCTAGTGTGGCCGCCAGTGGTTGTGACATTGTTACGGTGGCAGTACGCCGAGTTCAGGCCAATGCCCCGGGACATGAGGGATTAACCCAAGCCCTGGATTGGCAAAAAATCTGGATGCTCCCCAACACCGCCGGTTGTGCCACCGCTGAAGAGGCGATTCGGGTTGCCCGCCTAGGACGAGAAATGGCTAAACTGCTGGGTCAAGAAGAGAATAATTTCGTCAAACTGGAAGTCATTCCCGACAGTAAATATCTACTGCCAGATCCCATCGGCACACTGGCGGCAGCGGAGCAACTGGTGAAAGAAGGATTTGCAGTTTTGCCCTACATTAATGCGGATCCCCTCCTGGCTAAGCGTTTAGAGGAGGTGGGTTGTGCCACGGTCATGCCCCTAGGCTCCCCCATTGGTTCCGGTCAAGGCTTGCGGAATGCAGCGAATATTCAAATCATTATTGAAAGCGCAACGGTACCTGTGGTCATTGATGCCGGAATTGGCAGTCCCAGTGAAGCGGCCCAAGGAATGGAACTGGGAGCCGATGCCCTACTCATCAACACGGCGATCGCCCAAGCGGGAAATTCTGCCGCCATGGCCCGAGCAATGGCCTTGGCCACAGAAGCGGGTCGCCTCGCCTACCTAGCTGGACGTATTCCCGTCAAAGCCTATGCCAGTGCCAGTTCCCCTACCATCGGCACGATCGCCCCAAATCAATGA
- a CDS encoding DUF2499 domain-containing protein, translating to MHQLSIPTWVIHISSVLEWIAAIAFIQAFGRLYPDRGWHWLSWAMLPALMSAMCALTWHYFDNSESLAWLVTVQAALTFGGNCTLCGAGAWIWHRSRQSSQDTNDTNTQ from the coding sequence ATGCACCAACTGTCAATTCCCACCTGGGTGATTCATATTTCCAGTGTTCTGGAGTGGATTGCGGCGATCGCCTTTATTCAGGCCTTTGGCCGTTTATATCCAGATCGGGGATGGCATTGGTTGAGTTGGGCCATGCTGCCGGCCCTCATGAGTGCCATGTGCGCCCTCACCTGGCATTATTTTGACAATAGCGAGTCCTTGGCCTGGCTAGTCACCGTCCAGGCGGCCCTGACCTTCGGGGGAAACTGTACCCTCTGTGGGGCAGGGGCCTGGATTTGGCACCGGTCTCGGCAATCCTCCCAAGATACGAATGATACTAATACGCAGTGA
- a CDS encoding zinc-dependent dehydrogenase, translating to MKAQVFRGVNQLSYEDLPIPELAADEVLVQVKVVGLCQSDIKKIRYPLYDPPRIFGHETAGVIAAVGNEVTDWAVGQRVVVMHHIPCMHCAYCLNENYSMCHVYKTVTTTAGFLPSGGGFADYVKVPGHIVRHGGLIPIPEGVSFEQASFVEPTNCCLKAVKKAAIAPGQTVLITGAGPIGLMFIMLVNHFGARAIATDLLPSRIAKAMDVGAEAAFDARDPDLVGKIHGLTGGLGVDVSLLAVPSDKAFFQALDCTRKGGKILFFAEFPDEVEIPLNPNVLYRREIDLLGSYSSSYRLQALSCDLVFNQRIDVNALISDRYGLADLATAVEQAVAPTPETYKILIYPGQLTRA from the coding sequence ATGAAAGCACAGGTTTTTCGAGGGGTCAATCAACTGAGCTACGAGGATCTACCTATCCCGGAATTAGCCGCCGATGAGGTCTTAGTCCAAGTCAAAGTTGTGGGGCTTTGCCAGTCCGATATTAAGAAAATTCGCTATCCCCTCTACGATCCACCCCGGATTTTTGGCCATGAGACGGCGGGTGTGATTGCGGCGGTGGGTAACGAGGTAACGGATTGGGCCGTGGGACAACGGGTTGTGGTGATGCATCACATTCCCTGTATGCACTGTGCCTATTGCCTGAATGAAAATTATTCCATGTGCCATGTCTATAAAACCGTAACAACCACGGCGGGCTTTTTACCCAGTGGGGGTGGCTTTGCCGACTACGTGAAGGTACCGGGCCACATTGTTCGCCATGGCGGTCTGATTCCAATTCCTGAGGGCGTGAGTTTTGAGCAGGCTAGTTTTGTAGAACCCACCAATTGTTGCTTGAAGGCAGTCAAGAAGGCAGCGATCGCCCCTGGGCAAACGGTTTTGATTACCGGGGCTGGGCCTATTGGCCTGATGTTTATTATGCTCGTGAATCATTTTGGAGCGCGGGCGATCGCCACGGATTTACTCCCCTCGCGTATTGCCAAGGCAATGGATGTCGGTGCGGAAGCGGCCTTTGATGCTCGAGATCCTGACCTGGTGGGCAAAATCCATGGCTTAACCGGTGGGTTAGGGGTGGATGTGAGTTTGCTGGCGGTGCCCAGTGATAAGGCCTTTTTCCAGGCATTGGACTGCACCCGCAAGGGAGGAAAGATTCTCTTTTTTGCGGAGTTTCCCGATGAAGTTGAAATTCCCCTGAATCCCAATGTCCTCTATCGGCGGGAGATTGATCTATTGGGCAGCTATAGTTCGTCCTATCGACTCCAGGCCCTTTCCTGTGATTTAGTCTTTAATCAGCGGATTGATGTCAATGCCCTGATTAGCGATCGCTACGGTCTAGCGGATCTGGCCACCGCCGTCGAGCAGGCCGTTGCCCCCACCCCAGAAACCTATAAAATTTTGATCTATCCAGGGCAGTTAACCCGCGCCTAA